A single Kribbella aluminosa DNA region contains:
- a CDS encoding carbohydrate ABC transporter permease, translated as MRRTWWIYLIGLLGLIAVAAPFLWMVLGSFKTQGELLRVPPTWWPDQPTTQNYDDLFSKANFPRYFLNSGLVALAVTAGNLIFCSMIGYALAKLRFKGRNALFVLVMATLMIPGMVTFVPLFVLVTNAGLANSYPGLILPFLVSPFGVFLMRQFFLGLPDDLMDAGRVDGTSELGIFARIMLPLTRPALATLGILTFLGSWNNFLWPLVIAQTEDKYTLPVALALYSTGQNAQNYGLLMAGAVVVVVPVLVIFLAFQRHVTKGIAITGLK; from the coding sequence ATGCGCCGTACCTGGTGGATCTATCTGATCGGGCTGCTCGGCCTGATCGCCGTCGCGGCGCCGTTCCTCTGGATGGTGCTCGGGAGTTTCAAGACCCAGGGCGAACTGCTCCGGGTCCCGCCGACGTGGTGGCCGGACCAGCCGACCACACAGAACTACGACGATCTGTTCAGCAAGGCGAACTTCCCGCGGTACTTCCTCAACTCAGGCTTGGTCGCGCTGGCGGTGACGGCCGGCAACCTGATCTTCTGCTCGATGATCGGCTACGCGCTCGCCAAGCTTCGTTTCAAGGGCCGCAACGCGCTGTTCGTACTGGTCATGGCCACGTTGATGATCCCGGGCATGGTCACGTTCGTACCGCTGTTCGTGCTGGTCACGAACGCCGGCCTGGCCAACTCGTACCCGGGCCTGATCCTGCCGTTCCTGGTCTCGCCGTTCGGCGTGTTCCTGATGCGGCAGTTCTTCCTCGGGCTGCCCGACGACCTGATGGACGCCGGCCGGGTCGACGGCACCAGCGAGCTCGGGATCTTCGCCCGGATCATGCTGCCGCTGACCCGCCCGGCGCTGGCCACGCTCGGCATCCTCACGTTCCTCGGATCCTGGAACAACTTCCTCTGGCCGCTGGTGATCGCCCAGACCGAGGACAAGTACACCCTGCCCGTCGCCCTCGCGCTGTACTCGACCGGACAGAACGCGCAGAACTACGGCCTGCTGATGGCCGGTGCCGTCGTGGTCGTCGTACCGGTGCTCGTCATCTTCCTGGCGTTCCAGCGGCATGTGACAAAAGGCATTGCTATTACCGGACTGAAATAG
- a CDS encoding histidine phosphatase family protein — MTTEERVDRVFLVRHGETEWSRSGRHTSVTDLPLTPEGERVAAGLKERLAGESFDLVLTSPRQRARRTAELAGFPDAQVDDDLVEWNYGDYEGITTAEIRETAPGWTIWDSPVPNGETAEQVAARLDRVNARLAAVPGDALVFGHSHALRSLTARWLELPVREGRHFVLNTATISTLGWERDAPAILHWNS, encoded by the coding sequence GTGACCACAGAGGAGCGAGTGGACCGGGTCTTCCTGGTCCGGCACGGGGAAACCGAGTGGAGCAGGTCCGGACGGCACACGTCCGTCACCGACCTCCCGCTGACGCCCGAGGGTGAGCGCGTCGCCGCGGGTTTGAAGGAGCGGCTGGCGGGGGAGTCCTTCGACCTGGTGCTGACCTCACCGCGGCAACGCGCCCGGCGTACGGCGGAACTCGCCGGATTCCCGGACGCCCAGGTCGACGACGACCTGGTCGAGTGGAACTACGGCGACTACGAGGGCATCACCACCGCCGAGATCCGCGAGACCGCTCCCGGCTGGACGATCTGGGACAGCCCCGTCCCGAACGGCGAAACCGCCGAACAGGTCGCGGCCCGCCTCGACCGCGTGAACGCCCGCCTGGCCGCGGTCCCCGGCGACGCCCTGGTCTTCGGCCACTCCCACGCCCTCCGCTCCCTGACCGCCCGCTGGCTGGAACTCCCCGTCAGAGAAGGCCGCCACTTCGTCCTCAACACCGCCACCATCTCCACCCTCGGCTGGGAACGAGACGCCCCCGCCATCCTGCACTGGAACAGCTGA
- a CDS encoding GH39 family glycosyl hydrolase: protein MQDDAPLDARADWDERIALRSDEEREFAFPDLDPPKEVRAVGGVGQVTIDWSPVDGAAGYLILRGAGAHGPLEPVDHHSGDVLSVPSPPYVDTTCTPGTPYRYAVASVPEVTAHGRPSQTVGAVPLVAGRIAPTTQVTVDVVAEGTELHRPWAPMIGSERLSQLLCRDLTGGHEIGAELEDALRRMHDEIGVRTVRAHAIFHDDTHVIDGDTYDFSTVDKIYDRLLGIGLRPVVELGFMPRELASDPTRTVFEYGAIISPPASYERWHDLVRALVQHLVDRYGLDEVLTWDFEVWNEANLEVFWSGTKAEFLHLYDVSAAAVKSVDPRLQVGGPSSAAAGWVDDLLDHTKRYGTPVDFVSTHTYGSPPLDVRASLDRHGYGDARILWTEWGVTPTHFNPINDSVFAGVFLLRGMRSASGRIDALSYWVASDHFEELGRPPRFLHGGFGLQTVGGLRKPRYHAMTLLSRLGPVELPVTYDGDGGGSLVEAWASRDRDRIAVLLWNLTLDQTKADGDPDLTRTVRVRLPGADPSWQLSTTTLAIGTADVATAAAGLPDWPTDAELADLAERTQLVTAAAEWNGSAVAVTLPMPSAVLLELRPARDRPSR from the coding sequence ATGCAGGACGACGCCCCCTTGGACGCACGGGCCGACTGGGACGAACGAATCGCCCTCCGCAGTGACGAGGAGCGCGAGTTCGCCTTCCCGGACCTCGATCCGCCGAAGGAGGTCAGGGCGGTCGGCGGCGTCGGCCAGGTGACGATCGACTGGTCGCCGGTGGACGGCGCGGCCGGCTACCTGATCCTGCGGGGAGCCGGCGCGCACGGTCCGCTGGAACCGGTCGATCATCACAGCGGCGACGTACTCTCGGTCCCGTCGCCGCCGTACGTCGACACCACGTGCACCCCGGGTACGCCGTACCGCTACGCCGTCGCGAGCGTGCCCGAGGTGACCGCTCACGGACGGCCGAGCCAGACCGTCGGCGCCGTACCGCTGGTCGCCGGCCGGATCGCGCCGACCACCCAGGTGACCGTCGATGTGGTTGCCGAGGGCACCGAGCTGCACCGCCCGTGGGCGCCGATGATCGGCAGCGAACGACTCAGCCAGCTGCTCTGCAGGGACCTGACCGGCGGTCACGAGATCGGCGCCGAACTCGAGGACGCGTTGCGCCGGATGCATGACGAGATCGGCGTCCGGACGGTGCGCGCGCACGCGATCTTCCACGACGACACGCACGTGATCGATGGGGACACCTACGACTTCTCGACGGTCGACAAGATCTACGACAGGCTGCTCGGGATCGGGCTGCGGCCGGTGGTCGAGCTCGGGTTCATGCCGCGCGAGCTGGCGAGCGACCCGACCAGGACTGTCTTCGAGTACGGCGCGATCATCTCGCCGCCGGCGTCGTACGAGCGCTGGCACGACCTGGTCCGGGCGCTCGTGCAGCACCTGGTCGACCGGTACGGGCTGGACGAAGTACTGACCTGGGACTTCGAGGTCTGGAACGAGGCGAACCTCGAGGTGTTCTGGTCCGGCACGAAGGCCGAGTTCCTGCACCTGTACGACGTGTCCGCGGCCGCCGTGAAGTCGGTGGACCCGCGCCTGCAGGTCGGCGGCCCGTCCTCGGCCGCGGCCGGTTGGGTCGACGACCTGCTCGACCACACCAAACGGTATGGCACGCCGGTCGACTTCGTGTCCACGCACACGTACGGTTCGCCGCCGCTCGACGTGCGGGCGTCGCTGGACCGGCATGGATACGGCGATGCGCGCATCCTCTGGACCGAGTGGGGCGTGACACCGACGCACTTCAACCCGATCAACGACTCGGTGTTCGCCGGGGTCTTCCTGCTCCGCGGGATGCGGTCCGCGTCCGGCCGGATCGACGCGCTCTCGTACTGGGTCGCCTCCGACCACTTCGAGGAGCTCGGCCGGCCGCCGCGGTTCCTGCACGGCGGGTTCGGGTTGCAGACCGTCGGCGGCCTGCGGAAACCGCGGTACCACGCGATGACGCTGCTCAGCCGCCTCGGCCCGGTCGAGCTGCCGGTGACGTACGACGGGGACGGCGGCGGCAGCCTCGTCGAGGCGTGGGCGTCCCGCGACCGCGACCGGATCGCCGTACTGCTGTGGAACCTGACGCTCGATCAGACCAAGGCCGACGGCGACCCCGATCTGACCAGGACGGTCCGTGTCCGGCTGCCCGGCGCGGACCCGTCCTGGCAGCTCAGCACCACCACTCTCGCGATCGGCACCGCGGACGTCGCGACCGCCGCCGCAGGTCTCCCCGACTGGCCGACGGATGCGGAGCTGGCCGACCTGGCCGAGCGCACCCAGCTGGTCACGGCAGCCGCCGAATGGAATGGTTCGGCGGTCGCGGTGACGCTGCCGATGCCGTCCGCAGTACTGCTGGAGCTCCGTCCGGCTCGGGACCGACCATCTCGTTGA
- a CDS encoding GNAT family N-acetyltransferase, which yields MDVVRAIEDNAAELLMAMGAAGGGSQRVDERATWTIGGSPIDYHNAVVRASDVDVVAESLAELREHGVPGTWHAGPSLRIDRTALTAAGFVAAGSEPGMAVRIPELIAPRDVPGLSITRVADDDALAVWEATLGQGFGEGEREARWVASTYRTLGYGDPWRHYLAWLDGTPVGTATVFLGAGVAGLYFVMTVPAARRRGIGAAITYGVLRDAGVEYAVLGSSPAGRSVYAALGFREYCTIDLYEWTGSSTSAR from the coding sequence GTGGACGTCGTACGGGCGATCGAGGACAACGCGGCCGAGTTGCTGATGGCAATGGGTGCCGCGGGCGGCGGTTCGCAGCGCGTGGACGAGCGCGCGACCTGGACGATCGGCGGGTCGCCGATCGACTACCACAACGCCGTCGTGCGCGCGTCCGACGTCGACGTGGTCGCGGAATCCCTTGCAGAGCTGCGAGAACACGGCGTACCGGGAACCTGGCACGCCGGCCCGTCGCTGCGGATCGACCGTACGGCGCTGACGGCCGCGGGCTTCGTCGCGGCCGGGTCGGAGCCCGGGATGGCGGTCCGGATCCCGGAGCTGATCGCGCCGCGCGACGTACCGGGACTGTCGATCACGCGGGTCGCGGACGACGACGCGCTGGCGGTGTGGGAGGCGACGCTCGGCCAGGGCTTCGGCGAGGGCGAGCGGGAGGCCCGGTGGGTCGCGTCGACGTACCGCACGCTCGGGTACGGCGATCCGTGGCGGCACTACCTCGCGTGGCTCGACGGTACGCCGGTGGGGACCGCGACCGTGTTCCTCGGCGCGGGCGTCGCCGGGCTGTACTTCGTGATGACGGTGCCCGCGGCGCGACGACGCGGGATCGGAGCGGCGATCACGTACGGCGTACTCCGTGATGCCGGAGTGGAGTACGCCGTACTGGGATCGTCGCCGGCCGGGCGCTCGGTGTACGCGGCGCTCGGGTTCCGCGAGTACTGCACGATCGACCTCTACGAGTGGACCGGCTCGAGCACCTCGGCCCGCTGA
- a CDS encoding DUF4267 domain-containing protein, whose protein sequence is MRRFTTVLTVLLGVFPLTFGAQFLFAGHTAAPSFGIDPWPTGIAAGYFAVKGIRDIVLGLNLLALFALRQRRATGIYLAISAIIPIVDMIIVLTHGGPAATAFGVHGLTAVVMLFDAALLLRERQRAEVLEPVHS, encoded by the coding sequence ATGCGCCGCTTCACCACCGTCCTGACCGTCCTGCTGGGCGTCTTCCCGCTCACGTTCGGCGCCCAGTTCCTGTTCGCCGGGCACACCGCCGCCCCCAGTTTCGGGATCGACCCGTGGCCGACCGGCATCGCCGCCGGGTACTTCGCGGTGAAGGGCATCCGCGACATCGTCCTCGGGCTGAACCTGCTCGCCCTGTTCGCGCTCCGCCAGCGCCGCGCGACCGGCATCTACCTGGCGATCAGCGCGATCATCCCGATCGTCGACATGATCATCGTCCTCACCCACGGCGGCCCGGCCGCGACCGCGTTCGGCGTGCACGGTCTGACGGCCGTCGTCATGCTGTTCGACGCCGCCCTGCTGCTCCGCGAACGTCAGCGGGCCGAGGTGCTCGAGCCGGTCCACTCGTAG
- a CDS encoding LacI family DNA-binding transcriptional regulator produces MPSGPTGRPATIYDVAARAKLSIATVSRVLQGTGPVSAKARARVDQAAQELNYVPLRAARSLAVQRHEAHGLVLPDLAGPFYGDLLMGYERWAGEHGQSVVITVTHGNPDPRRSVMDLAGRVDGIVVHGNALDLPTVQSLRKAGVPVVLIAHPPATGCDSVRSESAASAEQLTTRLLDHGRTSLYFVGDPASSYDVSERYAGFAKAHELRGLQVPKPVRVPLTEEAGRAVAEKVLQATTRQGETVRPDGLVCANDELALAVLATFAANGVDVPGEIVVTGWDDVMAARYVSPGLTTVRQPMAELGRTAAERLHERVTGARTRARNDVLATELVLRDSCGTNRGMHAVTE; encoded by the coding sequence ATGCCTTCCGGACCCACCGGCCGGCCGGCGACGATCTACGACGTCGCGGCCCGCGCGAAGCTGTCGATCGCGACGGTTTCGCGTGTCCTGCAAGGGACCGGACCGGTGTCGGCGAAGGCGCGGGCGCGGGTGGACCAGGCGGCGCAGGAGCTGAACTACGTGCCGCTGCGGGCCGCCCGGAGTCTCGCCGTCCAGCGGCACGAGGCACACGGTCTGGTACTGCCCGATCTCGCCGGTCCGTTCTACGGGGACCTGCTGATGGGGTACGAGCGGTGGGCCGGTGAGCACGGGCAGAGCGTGGTGATCACGGTGACGCACGGGAACCCGGATCCGCGACGCAGCGTGATGGACCTGGCCGGACGGGTCGACGGGATCGTTGTCCACGGCAACGCTCTGGACCTGCCGACGGTGCAGAGCCTGCGGAAGGCCGGCGTACCGGTGGTGCTGATCGCGCATCCGCCGGCGACCGGGTGTGACTCGGTCCGCAGCGAGAGTGCGGCGAGTGCCGAGCAGCTCACCACCCGGCTGCTGGACCACGGGCGTACCAGCCTGTACTTCGTTGGCGACCCTGCCAGTTCGTACGACGTGTCCGAGCGGTACGCCGGATTCGCCAAGGCCCACGAGCTGCGCGGGTTGCAGGTGCCGAAGCCGGTCCGCGTACCCCTGACGGAGGAGGCCGGACGGGCCGTCGCCGAGAAGGTGCTCCAGGCAACCACCCGGCAGGGCGAGACCGTTCGGCCGGATGGGCTGGTGTGTGCGAATGATGAGCTTGCGCTGGCGGTCTTGGCGACGTTTGCCGCGAACGGGGTCGACGTACCGGGCGAGATCGTGGTTACCGGGTGGGACGACGTGATGGCGGCGCGGTACGTGTCGCCGGGGTTGACGACGGTGCGGCAGCCGATGGCCGAGTTGGGGCGGACGGCGGCGGAGCGGCTGCACGAGCGAGTGACCGGGGCGCGTACCCGGGCACGGAACGACGTACTGGCAACAGAACTGGTGCTGCGGGACAGCTGCGGCACCAACCGGGGGATGCACGCAGTAACCGAGTGA
- a CDS encoding glucoamylase family protein, whose protein sequence is MTAFISRRTLLASTGALALAGVESPAFGGTRTNPDDRALVGRWARDTWRSLVAMTDERTGLPADNIGDSVTNPARSNYTSPTNIGGYLWSTVVARHLGIISPQESLRRITQTLTTMRDAVHHVPSGMYFNWYDEATGAVRYVDPDGTRPITPFVSSVDNAWFACALMVVRNAEPRARALADLLLNRMNFKYYYNPAARSGGLMRGGFFETPPPDEATDKGNHAGVGPDVYYRKFHYDTCNTEARIAGYVGFALNQVPHTQYFATYRTFPDTCDWSWVEQKPKGVHRTYLGLDVFEGTYEYRGMRLVPSWGGDMFESLMPDLFVPEATWAPRSWGINHPLTVRAQIEHGLDDAKYGYWGFSPASNPKGGYSVYGVDAIGMDPTGYPSDLEGTNYDAGFEGCREGTNPNPTYGDGVVTPHAAFLAMAYAPRQAIENLSKIENTLHAYGAGGFYDSVATKSGLIAKRYLALDQAMVMGAIGNVFGNDLVRRNFASRTVEQRIRPLIAMEQFESGDA, encoded by the coding sequence ATGACCGCCTTCATCAGTCGTCGTACCTTGCTCGCCTCCACTGGAGCGCTTGCACTTGCGGGGGTCGAATCACCCGCCTTCGGAGGAACCCGGACCAACCCGGACGATCGAGCGTTGGTCGGGCGGTGGGCCCGGGACACCTGGCGCAGTTTGGTCGCGATGACCGACGAACGCACCGGGTTGCCCGCCGACAACATCGGGGATTCGGTGACGAACCCGGCGCGGAGCAACTACACCTCGCCGACGAACATCGGCGGGTACCTGTGGAGCACGGTCGTCGCCCGGCACCTCGGGATCATCTCGCCGCAGGAGTCGTTGCGGCGGATCACGCAGACGCTGACGACGATGCGGGACGCCGTCCACCACGTGCCGAGCGGTATGTACTTCAACTGGTACGACGAGGCGACCGGTGCGGTGCGGTACGTCGACCCGGACGGCACCCGGCCGATCACGCCGTTCGTGTCCAGCGTCGACAACGCGTGGTTCGCCTGCGCGCTGATGGTCGTCCGGAACGCCGAGCCGCGCGCCCGCGCCCTCGCGGACCTGCTGCTGAACCGGATGAACTTCAAGTACTACTACAACCCCGCGGCCCGCTCCGGCGGCCTGATGCGCGGTGGCTTCTTCGAGACGCCGCCGCCGGACGAGGCGACCGACAAGGGCAACCACGCCGGCGTCGGCCCGGACGTGTACTACCGCAAGTTCCACTACGACACCTGCAACACCGAGGCACGGATCGCCGGCTACGTCGGGTTCGCGCTCAACCAGGTCCCGCACACGCAGTACTTCGCGACGTACCGGACCTTCCCGGACACCTGCGACTGGTCCTGGGTTGAGCAGAAGCCCAAGGGCGTGCACCGCACGTACCTCGGCCTCGACGTCTTCGAGGGCACCTACGAGTACCGCGGGATGCGGTTGGTCCCGTCCTGGGGCGGCGACATGTTCGAGTCGCTGATGCCGGACCTGTTCGTGCCGGAGGCGACCTGGGCGCCGCGCAGCTGGGGGATCAACCACCCGCTGACGGTCCGCGCGCAGATCGAGCACGGCCTGGACGACGCGAAGTACGGCTACTGGGGCTTCTCCCCCGCGTCGAACCCGAAGGGCGGGTACTCCGTGTACGGCGTCGACGCGATCGGGATGGACCCGACCGGCTACCCGTCCGACCTCGAGGGTACCAACTACGACGCGGGCTTCGAGGGCTGTCGCGAGGGCACCAACCCGAACCCGACGTACGGCGACGGCGTGGTCACCCCGCACGCGGCGTTCCTCGCGATGGCGTACGCACCGCGGCAGGCGATCGAGAACCTGAGCAAGATCGAGAACACGCTGCACGCGTACGGCGCCGGCGGGTTCTACGACTCGGTCGCGACGAAGTCCGGGCTGATCGCGAAGCGGTACCTCGCGCTCGACCAGGCGATGGTGATGGGTGCGATCGGCAACGTGTTCGGCAACGACCTGGTCCGGCGGAACTTCGCCAGCCGCACGGTCGAGCAACGGATCCGGCCGTTGATCGCAATGGAGCAATTCGAATCAGGAGACGCATAG
- a CDS encoding TetR/AcrR family transcriptional regulator, which yields MPTQSRRERAREERRELILRTARELAETDGWDAVTTRRLAEAVDYSQPVLYGHFKNMNAIADAVAVQGIEEMTAVLRKARETGGLRALAHAYLDYAADHPAVYEAMFVRPTALSFGTPDSPAALKSAFDQFIAAVEPSAGADPETLAEVLWSSLHGQATLNRTNRLRPTHVRARADLLVGRLSGNNSSLTAE from the coding sequence ATGCCGACCCAGTCACGCCGCGAGCGAGCCCGCGAGGAGCGCCGTGAGCTGATCCTGCGCACCGCCCGCGAGCTCGCCGAGACCGACGGCTGGGACGCGGTCACCACCCGCCGACTGGCCGAGGCCGTCGACTACAGCCAGCCCGTGCTCTACGGCCATTTCAAGAACATGAACGCGATCGCCGACGCCGTCGCAGTCCAGGGCATCGAGGAAATGACCGCCGTACTTCGCAAGGCCCGCGAGACCGGCGGGCTGCGCGCCCTGGCCCACGCGTACCTCGACTACGCCGCCGACCACCCGGCCGTCTACGAGGCGATGTTCGTCCGCCCGACGGCGCTGTCCTTCGGTACGCCGGACAGCCCTGCCGCACTGAAGTCCGCGTTCGACCAGTTCATCGCCGCCGTCGAACCCTCCGCCGGCGCCGACCCCGAAACCCTCGCCGAAGTCCTCTGGAGCTCCCTCCACGGCCAAGCCACCCTCAACCGCACCAACCGCCTCCGCCCCACCCACGTCCGAGCCCGCGCAGACCTCTTGGTAGGTCGCCTCTCCGGTAACAATTCGTCGCTCACCGCCGAATAA
- a CDS encoding FadR/GntR family transcriptional regulator, with translation MAVTDTAIEAIKQMIVSGELQPGDRLPREADLAARLGLSRNSLREAVKALALIRVLEVRQGDGTYVTSLDPALLMETMAFVLDLQQDASVLEFFEVRRILEPAAAARAAVRMADAEVAAMRALLDDLGEDPSADDQLACDVEFHRLLAIGSGNRTLASILESFRQPTYRARIWRGLTQTGAVHRSLAEHRSILDAIAAREPEVARAWATVHVAGVERWLNEMVGPEPDGAPAVLRTASAASPRPPNHSIRRLP, from the coding sequence ATGGCGGTCACCGACACTGCGATCGAGGCGATCAAGCAGATGATCGTGAGCGGTGAGCTGCAGCCCGGCGACCGGCTGCCGCGGGAGGCCGACCTGGCCGCGCGGCTCGGCCTGTCCCGGAACTCGTTGCGCGAGGCGGTCAAGGCGCTGGCACTGATCCGGGTCCTCGAGGTTCGGCAGGGCGACGGTACGTACGTGACCAGCCTGGACCCGGCGCTGCTGATGGAGACGATGGCGTTCGTCCTGGACCTGCAGCAGGACGCCTCGGTGCTGGAGTTCTTCGAGGTACGGCGGATCCTCGAGCCGGCCGCGGCGGCCCGGGCCGCGGTGCGGATGGCGGACGCCGAGGTTGCCGCGATGCGTGCGCTGCTCGACGACCTCGGCGAGGACCCGTCGGCGGACGACCAGCTGGCCTGTGACGTGGAGTTCCACCGGTTGCTCGCGATCGGCAGCGGCAACCGGACGCTGGCCTCGATCCTCGAGAGCTTCCGGCAGCCGACCTACCGGGCCCGGATCTGGCGCGGCCTGACCCAGACCGGAGCGGTGCACCGCTCACTGGCGGAGCACCGCTCGATCCTGGACGCGATCGCCGCCCGCGAGCCGGAGGTCGCCCGGGCCTGGGCGACCGTGCACGTCGCGGGCGTCGAGCGCTGGCTCAACGAGATGGTCGGTCCCGAGCCGGACGGAGCTCCAGCAGTACTGCGGACGGCATCGGCAGCGTCACCGCGACCGCCGAACCATTCCATTCGGCGGCTGCCGTGA
- a CDS encoding carbohydrate ABC transporter permease, which produces MAVVTESEARAVRRSAPPGRPRRKVSRETVAAWVLVLPFVVLFLAFTAGPVLGSLGMSFTDIKQRDLRTPFSVNGVGFSNYAKALQDETFRKAAFNTAYFVVLGVPLTLIVALGAAVLLDRGVKRFQALFKVGYYLPVVTSIVAIAVIWRFVLSPDNGLVNTVLGWFGIHGPNWLGSTTWAMPSLIAMAVWRNFGSAMIIFLAGLQGIPQSVEEAGQLDGAGSWQRFRYLILPLLRPTVLFTTVTTGIGYLQFFEEPMVMTKGGPLNSTTSVSMYAYQQFGFGNYGLATSMAYILFVVIAVVTFIQFRLLKEK; this is translated from the coding sequence ATGGCAGTCGTCACTGAGTCGGAGGCCCGGGCGGTACGGCGTTCTGCGCCGCCCGGCCGTCCGCGACGGAAGGTCAGCCGCGAGACGGTTGCCGCTTGGGTGCTGGTGCTGCCGTTTGTCGTGCTGTTTCTGGCGTTCACAGCGGGCCCGGTGCTTGGGTCTTTGGGGATGTCGTTCACGGATATCAAGCAGCGGGATCTGCGGACGCCGTTCTCGGTGAACGGGGTCGGCTTCAGCAACTACGCGAAGGCACTCCAGGACGAGACGTTCCGGAAGGCGGCGTTCAACACGGCGTACTTCGTCGTGCTCGGGGTGCCGTTGACGTTGATCGTGGCGTTGGGGGCGGCGGTGCTGCTGGACCGAGGTGTGAAGCGGTTCCAGGCGCTGTTCAAGGTGGGCTACTACCTGCCGGTGGTGACGTCGATCGTGGCGATCGCGGTGATCTGGCGGTTCGTCCTCTCGCCGGACAACGGCCTGGTGAACACCGTCCTCGGCTGGTTCGGCATCCACGGACCGAACTGGCTGGGCTCGACCACCTGGGCCATGCCGTCGTTGATCGCGATGGCGGTCTGGCGGAACTTCGGGTCGGCGATGATCATCTTCCTGGCCGGGCTGCAGGGCATCCCGCAGTCCGTGGAGGAGGCCGGTCAGCTCGACGGTGCGGGCTCCTGGCAACGGTTCCGGTACCTGATCCTGCCGCTGCTCCGCCCGACCGTCCTGTTCACCACGGTGACCACCGGCATCGGATACCTGCAGTTCTTCGAGGAACCGATGGTGATGACGAAGGGCGGCCCACTGAACAGTACGACGTCGGTGTCGATGTACGCGTACCAGCAGTTCGGCTTCGGCAACTACGGGCTCGCCACCTCCATGGCGTACATCCTGTTCGTCGTCATCGCCGTGGTCACGTTCATCCAGTTCCGGCTGCTGAAGGAGAAGTGA
- a CDS encoding sugar ABC transporter substrate-binding protein, giving the protein MFTHSIRRRLVIGSAALTAAALALGGCGRSSDTGTGTGSQPTTSVSQGPATGKLTVWAMGTEGENLPKLIDQFKQANPGVDVTVTPIPWDAAHDKFTTAIAAGTPPDAAMVGTTWMGEFADLGALDPTPQGFDNSGFYQGALDTTKVSGTQYGVPWYVETRLVFYRKDLAAKAGFSTPPTDWDGLKAMAKAMKEKAGAKYGINLQPGGDGSWQTVMPFAWSAGANITNDAQKQFTFDTPEMQEGLKYYQSFFTDKLAGTDLPPNQTEAQFVNGQVPMFISGPWMAGSVAKAGGAAIKPNIGVFQIPKNKTATSFVGGSDFVVFKSSKNKDSAWKLVKFLSDAKTQASWFKMSSDLPAVKSAWQDPSIASDPLLPVFGKQLEDAKAPPAIVNWEQVAKAFDTEVEKMAKSGQSPADTAKAIQTKATAIGTGGS; this is encoded by the coding sequence ATGTTCACCCACAGCATCCGCCGCCGGCTGGTGATCGGCAGCGCTGCACTGACCGCGGCGGCGCTCGCGCTCGGCGGTTGTGGCCGCTCGAGTGACACCGGCACCGGCACCGGTTCGCAGCCGACCACGAGCGTCAGCCAAGGACCGGCGACCGGCAAGCTGACCGTCTGGGCGATGGGCACCGAGGGCGAGAACCTGCCCAAGCTGATCGACCAGTTCAAGCAGGCGAACCCTGGCGTCGACGTGACCGTGACGCCGATCCCGTGGGACGCCGCGCACGACAAGTTCACCACCGCGATCGCGGCCGGCACCCCACCGGACGCCGCGATGGTCGGCACCACCTGGATGGGCGAGTTCGCCGACCTCGGCGCGCTCGATCCGACACCGCAGGGCTTCGACAACTCCGGGTTCTACCAGGGCGCGCTCGACACGACGAAGGTCAGCGGTACGCAGTACGGCGTGCCGTGGTACGTCGAGACGCGGCTGGTGTTCTACCGCAAGGACCTGGCCGCGAAGGCCGGCTTCAGCACACCCCCGACGGACTGGGACGGCCTGAAGGCGATGGCCAAGGCGATGAAGGAGAAGGCCGGCGCGAAGTACGGGATCAACCTGCAGCCGGGCGGCGACGGCTCTTGGCAGACCGTGATGCCGTTCGCGTGGTCGGCCGGGGCGAACATCACCAACGACGCCCAGAAGCAGTTCACGTTCGACACCCCGGAGATGCAGGAGGGGCTGAAGTACTACCAGAGCTTCTTCACCGACAAGCTCGCCGGGACGGACCTGCCGCCGAACCAGACCGAGGCCCAGTTCGTGAACGGCCAGGTGCCGATGTTCATCTCCGGTCCGTGGATGGCCGGGTCGGTCGCCAAGGCCGGCGGTGCTGCGATCAAGCCGAACATCGGGGTGTTCCAGATCCCGAAGAACAAGACTGCGACGTCGTTCGTCGGTGGGTCGGACTTCGTGGTGTTCAAGTCGTCGAAGAACAAGGACAGCGCGTGGAAGCTGGTCAAGTTCCTGTCCGACGCGAAGACGCAGGCGTCCTGGTTCAAGATGTCGTCCGATCTGCCGGCGGTGAAGAGCGCGTGGCAGGACCCGAGCATCGCGTCGGATCCGCTGCTGCCGGTCTTCGGCAAGCAGCTCGAGGACGCCAAGGCGCCGCCGGCGATCGTGAACTGGGAGCAGGTCGCGAAGGCGTTCGACACCGAGGTCGAGAAGATGGCCAAGTCCGGCCAGTCCCCCGCCGACACCGCCAAGGCGATCCAGACCAAGGCGACGGCCATCGGCACCGGCGGTAGCTGA